In Takifugu flavidus isolate HTHZ2018 chromosome 1, ASM371156v2, whole genome shotgun sequence, the DNA window GACCGTGTCAGCGGGTTATAGATTTGTCAGCGAaattgaaaacagaaaatgatgaATAACAGGGATTGAcaggttattttttatttgttatgaATTCTGAGATGCAACATCACATATTGTACAGGATAAATATCACAGAAAGTGTCAGCATCAATCTTTGAGGTACATTTCCCATTTCTGTTGCAGCTTTAAGTtaagatgaaaaatgaaattctaaTATTCTCAGGCAGGTTTGCTCCAGGAGATCTGCACCACCCTTCAAAATGATAGTAGGCCAAGATGCTACCTTCTTAATCATTATATTATCCTACAAACTACACTCTctgaataaaatgtttaaattaagTTAACCTTTAATCTATAATACTTGCTTGTATGaatactatataaataaaaatagttCTCTGTCAGTGTGTAGAGCAAAACTAGTGACTCTTGCTAGCCAAGCTAACTTCACCAATGGAAAACACATTAAAGGAGTTTGATTTCAATAAGGACCAAAAAAACAGACCTGTTGCAGAGCCCGGGGGCTCAAAAGTGCTCGGTGAATATCAGTCCGGGAGGAGTTTCACCTTGTTTTCAATGATAAGtccaaatgaaatcaaataatTAAAGCTGAGGTTGTTGGTTTTGTTGTACAAGCACTCTGATCTGATGCTAAAAGGTTTAGTTGAAACACAGCAGATGGCTGATTGGTCAGTCTGAGCAGACAGGACTCATCCTCTGATGTAGCAAATGCCCAAATCTCTTGTTCTTGTCAGAACTATTTATTCTTTATCGATGTTCCCAGCCACTTTTTCTGAATCTGATCTGGTGTCTCGTTGAGagggcaacaacaaaaaaggggGAGACGAACACATGGCATGAAAAAAGCCGACCAATAAAAGCAAGCAAGGAATGCGTCAGTGGACAGTTGTTAGACAGTTGTCCCACAGATTAAGGCTCGGAAACAACTATCCGTAGCCATTAAAGTGTTCTTTTGAATGTCTGCATAGCTGCAGCATCGGCTCTGACACACGTGAACCGGACCAGATGCTTCGGTGGCAGTTCCATGGCTGCAGATGGACCTACTCTAATGTTTTCAGGCCCTggcggtggggtggggtggagttGGGGGTGACAGGCACGACTATAAGTGTGCTTTGCTGACAGATGGGCAAATGTGCTTCAGTGTGAGATTTAAATCCAGCCCAGCTCCTCCCGCCCCCAGCCGCTTTCCATCAATATGAATTTAAATTCACATTTCATATCACCGCCTTCTTCGTCCACCTTCTGCCCCCTCCTTTGCTGTTTTTCCCcttcacctttttctttcttttcccactCACctgccacccccctccccccaccacctcaACCCATCATGCTCTATATCGCTTCTTAAAGAATGATTGGTCTCCTCCTCTCAATCCTCCCATACAGCAGCTCATATCTGATTCCATTTCTGTAATTGACAGGTGCCCCCCTGTCCTCTATCACCCACCCCCACTCTCATGGTTGACTGACAGATTTCCATTCCACAAGTGGAATTCATAAAGATAGGATTTGAAACCCATTCAGAGACATACAGTTCCTAAAACCAGGACACGGGCtcagaaaaggaaggaaagaggctaaaacacagcagacaaaaCCATGTTTACAAATCCAAAACTGAGATCAGGGCAGCTCTTCTTTTTCTGTAATTACCTCTGCCCCTTTTTCAATGGTTTACTGTCCAGCTGATAAGAAAGACTTCTATTAATCAATACCCATCTACAATGCCCCCTCAAGGCATAAGGTCACTTTATCGAAATCCACCAAGGTCCCCGGGAGGACCGACCTGTGGATCGTTGAAAAGGGTGATGCAGAATTTATCACCACCGATTACATCACAGGTTCTAAAAGGATCACCTCCGCCCACTCCACCTGCTTTATTAGACTTGAAATGCAGAACTATCACAGCTTCTATGAGACAGTTGATGTTAATATTTATGGGAGGTTTGGAGCTTGAAACTGGTTTGTGAGTTTGCTTCAGCATAGCAGAGATGCATAGGAGCAACATATGGTTTAAGCAGCACGATGGTTCTTAGCCACAAAAGGTGACCCGTGTTGGTTTAGATGAGAATTTAGCTCATCCGTGCTGTGAACCATTTTCTATTAAAACCTTTCAGCATGAAATGTCAGAGGATGGTTTAAAGATCGTCATGGGTGATGCAACTTTTATAACATCAGCTTAAACCAGGAATGTCAGAGTCCTAAATCTCATAACATTTAAAGATTATTGGCGCGGGGGGACTTGAGGGAAGCCGAGTCTGACTTTTACACCGTTCTTAGCTGGATGCTGGCCTTTCCCAGCTGGAAGTAACAGCTGTATTTTACATTTCCACTCACGTCCATTGCAGGATGTGTGCACTGTGCTGCTGAACTGACACCAGATTGATTCACCTGTCGCCTGAGCAATTCTGATCCCCGGAGGCGGGCCGAGGCGCTGCTCCCTTTCCCGTCTCCCTTTCCCTCGTCGTCTGCGAGCCCCTCTGCCACCCCCTCGCTGGGCTGCTGGCTCCTCTTTTCCTGCTCACAGAGCGATAAACTAGATTTATAGTTACAGCGGCAAAGCAAACTGGCTGAGTGTGTTAACTTTATCTTCAAGGACATGGAGGCAACAAGGGCTAAAGAGTAATGAATTCTCTCTGAACATGAATTTGATGGAAAAGAAGGTCACATTTTGTAGAGATAAGAGACACTGAGGCCTGGTGACAGTCACTGACACATGGAAGGACAAACGTGAAGCTTTGAATCACAGAattatattgatttttttctgtcttagaTACATATGAATGTGCTTTTTACACATATTACACTTTGCCTTCACTCACGATGAGAATTCATACCTTCAATTAACTTTTAAACAGTacgaaagagaaaaaaaaggacttgTGTAGCCACATACAACATTTCCAGGGCTGATAATTACAGTAAATATGCATATAATTcatataaaaatgataaaaagtAAACACATGGTTCCAATTCTCTTTAATCTTCACAAATACACTTCAGCGTAGTCATAGactgacaaaagaaaacaccacagTGCTCTTTGCAGGAGAATAAGAGCTCTTTCATTCCTGAATATTCTGTGTTATAATCACGGCTGAATGAACCAAGGGTTAATCAGGCGAAGGTCGCGTGGGACCATTCATTAATCACAGACCAAAAATGTGTCTGACAACCATTCTTTCCTCATTGTTGGGGGAATGGGAAGCTAAAGATTAGTGTATTTACATTTAGCCAGGTGTTACACCAGAACTGGATGCCCTGATGAGCTCAggattagcatcattagcattatcatcatcattagcaATGGAGATAGATTTTAAGGCTTTATAGTGAAATAAAAACTCCCACTTCGCTTTGTGTTCTTCTTGGAATCAAACTTGCTCAGCTCCTTTTCTTCCCTAACCCAACACATAGCCTGAGGAGATGTGCATCTGTATCGAATCCAGTTCATTAATCCCAAAAGAAAGATTTAAAACATTGCCAAATCTTGCTCTTCTTACAGACTGAATTATGACTGTAGcttttgccatttttttttttttttactttttgtgGCAAATGAGAGTGAAGCTTTTTTCCTGCGGCTACACACACCTCCATGCACGCATCATTTTAACAAAAATGTGAAATTATTCCAGTGAAATGTGCAGATTTacatgtgtttctttgtttacaGATGATGCGCTTTTTTCTATATACGTAGCTCTCTGTGTTGTTCAGCTAATAAAGTGTAGTCAATTGtctttcctccttctctcaGCTGCCAAGTACAATGGTGAAATCTACAAGCGCCGGCTGATGGTTGAGCTACCAACAAAAGGTGGGCTTCCTCTTCAGCCAATGGGCAACTCAAGACCTTCCCTTGGCAACATGTCATCGATGACACCCCCAATGACGACAAACCCTATGGCATCCAACCCAATGATTTCCAATACCATGAACCCCAACATCACTCAGATGAACTCTGTGGCCCCAATGCCATCTATGATGCCCATGACCTCTATGACACCCATGACTTCCCTCGCCCCAATGTCGACCATGACACCCATGACTTCTCTGGGTCCATTGACTCCCGAGCCGGTGGCCACCTATATCACAGAGATGCCCAACATCTCTGCCGTGTCAACACTCCCAACAGAACGCCACATTGCCggtgtgggaggaggaggtggactcAAACCGAATGGCCACAAACCCAAAAGTACCCACGGTCACGTTGCCCACACCTCCCACGGCTTTCACAGCTCTCACACTCATGTTCACAGCCACAGTAGCAAGTCGCCAGGACTTGGGGCTCCCTCCCTGGCACACATGGCTGGGACAATGCCAGGCGGCACATCTCTGGGCATCTCCAGGGCTGCTGGGACCACTTTTGGCTCCAGCTCTGCGACAATGGGCCGTCCATTGGCTTACAGTTCTAACACAATTGCAGCTGGGCATGCGATGGGGCTGGGGCTAAAGGGCTGGGATGGGACTGAGACGGTTGGCCGGAGGAAGAACTACGGGCACAAGAGGCCTCAATGCACCATTCTGGAGCCAAACCCACTCCACGGCAGCAGAGGCCACAGCCACAGCCAGCATTACCTGCCCACGCAGCCCTACTTTGTGACCAACAGTAAAACAGAAGTGACTGTGTGAGAACGGGAGAGCAAAGGAAAGGATTCATGTGGGGTGGTGGCACAAGTCAAGTCATGAGCTATGACACCAACTCCCTTGTTGGACACGTGcggatctgtgtgtgtatttgtgtgacTCGTTGGTATACCAGTCAGTATAGTGGGACAATTGGTCCGAGTCCCACCAATCAAATCACAGGACAGATGTTTGCGGTCATGAAGTTGGCGTCTGACTCGGTGGCATCTAAGATCATAAACCAAACGGCCTACAGAGCGGAGATGTCGGTGCACATGTAGTGACTCACAGCCAAAATCGGCTCCTTCATGATAACAACATTTAACAGTGCGACGCAAGGCTGATGAAGCGGAAGGTTGCTGATAGAAAACTGGACTGAATAAATGACTCTGAAGCGAGAGGCAGCACAGCATCACAGgaaaagtgggggaaaaaaaccctatTTATCTGCCGACCTCACATCAAGAATTCTGCTCATCAGGCATCAAATGGTTTGGAAGAAATGACAGTCCTTTCTGTTTCACCCCAATCCTCCGAGGGCTTTGGAAGAGACGCTCATGGTGAGGGTGCTGGGCTTCAGACTGCAGGCATGCAAGGCTTTGTACTCTGGCTTTTCAGAAGCGCCTTCTTAAAGCTCTGCAGCTGAAGGTCGCCGTTTTCCACGCGGCTCCAGGACATAGAAGCTGTCACACTGCCATTGTTCTGGCCTGAGACTCATCATGGGGACGGGTGGCCTCCAGAATGGATGAGGAAGCAGGGAGGCAGCATCTGCCAGTGCGAGCAGAGTTTCCTTGGAGCACGATTCTCATTCACGCAAATGCACACatgtacactcacacacgtgcgTGGTGTTGTTATAGAAGAACATTTCCTGTACACATACCATACCCTGGATTTGAAAATAATATGAGACGTTAACATGAAATATGAGTAAAATGCACACAGGCTGATATTTTAATTTATACATATTTGTTGTCTTTCAGATTGATATTTTTAGATAGAAATAGTTCAGTAAGTATTGTGCCCCCCTGACTTTTTACTGACTGAAACTGTCTTTGGAGCGTCTGTAAATGGCCATATTGACACTATTGCTCTCTTAACTCAGAGTCCGGTAATTGTTTTATTGTGCCAATCAGAATTTAGTTTGGTCAAGTGTGTATTAAGTGGATTGGCCAAAGGTGTGCAGGAATTTCCTGTTCAATGACATTAAAATCCCAGATCGAGGACTTCGCCTGAAGAACCCTCTGCTGTATGTATGGTGATATTGCAGCCATCAGTATTTCACATTTAGAAGTTCCAAGAAAATACCAAGAAATATCAAAAACACCACATTCCATTTACGCTAATGGGCGGCACAGCAAACTACGCTAGCTTATATCCTCCACTCTACTGAAGCTTTGGCTGTacaaaaagcaagaaaaaaagcacAAGAATCTGGGTTACGTGAatcaaacctttaaaaaaaatgaaatccttAATTCTGACAAATAAGGCAAATATTGAAATCTTCTGCAAGTCTGATTGCTGCCGTAACAGAGAGATTAAGAGTTAGAATTCTGACTTTGTTATCTGTGTGCTGCTTCCACCTCTTCACTGTTGAGACTAAGATGCATTTTTGATGCTAACGAGCTGCCGTTTATCCTCATGCACAAATTTAGAGGACTGGCCTCCACCAGTACCAGTTTGTGATGGTATTTATGACAGAGATGAGGCAAgacaataaacaacaacaacaaaaaacatggAACTATAAGCATTAATTCATTTGGCCCATTTTGTCGGTCGcttcagaaaacaaaaataacctcCCGCCGCTccaaaggtcacatgactgcaagTCTGATACCAAAATAAACTCATGGAACAAGCTTTCACATGTCACCAGAGCGTTCAAAGGTGTCACCTCCGTacactctcacatacacacacagtcgcACACTTGAAACATCACAGgatggactctgctctctctgtgCTACCACAATACGGAGCGGCAGGCGTCATCGCAGCAGGACAAGTCAATACTGCTCCTGCGCCTCTTCTTCATGAAAGACTACGAAACTCCAGACTTTGGCCCTCTGTAGCGattaactgttgagatttttaatcCGTATATCCTCCTTCACTCCTTTTGCTTCTGATTGAATGGAAACATCTTcggagcaaaaacaaacctgatGACAAAGGAGTGCAGCGAGGAGGAGACGCTGAATAATTGCTTCAGCCCCTCACATCAATGggaaaggtgttttttttttaatgtttgtatgTTTCAATCTAAATTTGGAAAATTTGTTTCTTCAAAGTCAAAGAAGCAAAGCAAAGAAACCAAATCTCATGGAAATGAAGTTCGGGATCCCATAAATCTGCATGAATTTAACAAGAACCCTTTGTGAAGTTTTTGTTTACCACTTCTATCCCCAGTGTTTACTTCTTTCTTTCCATGTCAGCTGGTGGTATTGTTGAGAAGCAGGTCGATGTTTGCTCCGGATGCACATTATCGGACCCAGTTGACACAAACCCCAAAGCGGAGAGCTGGAAATATAAACCCTTCTTGCCCCCCAGTGCTGCCCCGTTCTTAAAGCTCAttcaggaaaaaataaaaatcagccacTGGAACAATAGAAAGTGGGCAGGGTTGCGGAAACAGTCGGTAAATAAAGGGGCCTTTTCCCTCACTGAGAGGAAGCGGAGCATTGGTCGCACAGGCAGCGTCATGGTTGAAGGGGTCAGGGCCGCAGATGAGTGGGTTGAGGAGGCAGTCGTGTCTGACATTTTGATCAGCGCTagccagacaaaaaaaataaaataaaacacagcagaacagcaAGGACAGCGGTGCAGAGCAACCAGTGTGGTTACAGAGCCAAACACTTTCTGCTCGTTTATGGGGATGAACATATAAATCCTCTTTTCTGCATTTTGACAATTTGGGACTAAAATAATGACGTTCAGCTTGTGCAACAATATTATCAAAATAATAATAGTCAAAATTAACTGGAAAACCAAAAACCTTCTTTGAGTCCTTTCAACATTATAGATGTGTTAATTGTTGATACTGGGCTTAACTGGCTTGCATTGCTAAACTACATTTGCTTATTTTACATTTGGCACTTTTTTATTTGAACTTCACCTCCTCTTCTAAACCAGTCTGATGCCCTGACAAATAGGAGGAGACGATCATGTACGTATGTCTTGTTTATCCAACTGCTAGCCTGCTAATAAGAGATTATCTGCTTTATAAATTGTTTTTGTGATTCTAAGAAGAACTTTAGAGAAAGTTCCATCAACAAGCACCAATATTGTGGGCATTTCAGGATTGCTCAGTGATTGCTTGTCGTTTCCATCCATTCAGCTGTTGATTAGGCTTCAGGTCTAGGACCGCCCACAGTTTAAAGAGGGTCTTTATTATGAATCATTATGACTTGTTTTTAATCCTGTCAGAATGGGCTTTGGGTCTGAAGTGGAGGCAGAGATGAAAACAGCCTCATTTTAGAAATTAGACCCCCCTGAGATGGCATACTGGCTCAGTAGTAACAGTTCGGAGCAGGAATCAGGCCACTGGAGCATGCAGCATGAGGGCACATGGTATAAATGTTTAAGCTAAATGTGTTTGTGGCCTTGTGATCTGGACCAAGACCTTTGCTTTTGGCTTTTTCAATGATGCATTTGAGGGAGATCAAGGACTTCTTTCGCTCCAATAATGTACTAAAAGCAGTTTTCACTATCACATTTGTGCTGTTCAGTGAGGAAAATTGCTGTTATCTACAAACCACATCGTCACattgttgggttgtttttttttcagaacaGATCCGTAGGGCAGGAGAGCTTACATTCATCTTTGCAAATGCCTTTGCAGTTTGCTGAGAGGATGTGTGGAAGAAATAAGAAATTAAAGCTGGACttatttgaaaaaagaaaagaaaatgaagtcatattgatggatggatggatggatggatggatggatggatggatggatggacggactaCAAAAGGTTATACCTCCCCTTCTTCACGCAGATGTGCAGGTCATGGGGGATTTGAAATGGAGGATTATGGTTCATCTTGTGTTCATGTAAAACAGTAACCTGATGAGATGAGTGGTGCTTGAATAAAGCTCAGGGGAACAGACTGCCGCTGGGAGGAAGGCACGCGGAGGAATATCTACCAGGAACTTTCAGTAAAAACAGAAGCGCTGCATTGGGGAATGTGTTTTGTCCCACAGTGGGAAGGAGAGGGACCTACTGTCCACACTTTTAATTATGCATAGCTGCAAAAATATAAGTGAGGCACAGCCTGAGAGCATGAGGAGTACCATTTAGAATACTGTGAATAAAAGATGACTGTTGgctcacacacatataaacGCTCATCAGCGTCACATTTATCAGCGAATTCTCTGATTTGTATGGGCCCCTGTAAGTGTCGGTTCCACCCAGCTGCTCTGATGTGTCAGCTTTGGGCTGCGGCATTTGCAGGTTGCATACAGGTGACGCAACTGAACGTTCTGTAATGTTCCCTGTGTGTGAAGGGCAGAAAGTCTGTTTTCCTCTCATGCAAAAAAACGCAGTATTTTTCCTCTTAAGTATAGCAGGAGGCAGCTGTGATGAGTGGAATATGTACAGTACGTGCGGAACGACACCAAAGGGCTCAATCACAGGTGACATTTGACCCAGATTCTTCTCTAGTCTACTTTTGTTGCTCTTCGCTGGACTCACAAACGGCTCATCAAGAGCAGCATCGGTATGGTCAAAAAAaccacacatatacatatatcaATATATTTGCTATATTATCAAAGAGTTTCTTGTCAGCTATGTTTACGACTTTGTATAGCATCAGTCACCGGTCCAGAACTTTCAACTTAtgcacacagaaacagcagagaCGTTCTTCGCTCTGCAGcgctcatctgtttttaaagggTTCGCTTCTACTCTATCGTGTGCTTTGTactgatcttttttttaaccataaaCCTGAATATCGTTATCGTTGACATCAATCACGAGACCTCTGCGTCAGTCCCGAGCGCAGGGATTTTTCCATCACCGTTGGAGGATCAATAAGCTATTTGTGATATGACTCCTGTCTGCTAGAAATGTTGTCCTTTTATAGAAGAGATCATTGATTAACTCATTTTGGTGTTAATCACACATTACATGCAAAATTATACCAGAACCGATTTTCTATTTTTGACGTCCAGACCAGTTTGTGGTGTTTATGcatatgtgtatatgtatacataTGGCCCCGACACTGCATCAATGTGTGACTCGTACAGCATATTTTCTATGGTAAAGCCCATCTCTCGCTATTGTTTGCACAGTAGCTTCTATTATGCACCGTGATGCCACGCTGTCATCTTCCTATTCACCCACTTTATAATTTGTGAGATTATGGAAAAGCTGTATTTTGGTACTGTTCACTTgttaggagaaaaaaaatgagatGCAGTATAGCCAATGTTTTAGTCCAAAAATATATGACCATAGTGTTGCTCTAAATCagtctgttcttttttttggggggggtgacagggcttttttttgttcttccttTGAGTTGTTGATTTGCCATCTGATTGTTCTATATAAAACTTTCTTACGTGGCAATAAAAGATGacttctgtaaaaaaaaaatgtccgcTCTGCTTTGTCTTTTGTCTGGATTATTTCGGTTCCTGCTGTCTTTTGTTATTTATATCCGTCGTCAGAGCGAGGGTTTCACGTTACATGTTAAGCGGATGCTGACGGACTTGATTGGACGAACTCTGGACATTCCTATAAATAGCAGCAGAGAAAAATCAAGGCGACAGTCAGACATTGTTACATGCTGCTAAATTAACACCTTTTCATCTATTTTCACCCTAACCTATTTAAAGTTTTGACGCTGAATAATGCTATTAGTTTTCAGTTCCCTGTATATCAATagatttataaaaaataataatttaatggCACTGAACCAAGCTTGGGTTCCATTGGGTTTGGATCGGGTTGAGAACCAGTTTTAACTCCTCACCCAACTAACAACAGCAGACTTGAACAATAAGAATTTACAGGTGTGATCCAGTTTCCAGAGAGGAAACCGTTCAGGAGACAAAGCTAACCTGTGTCTCTTTAAGCCATCTGCTGCTACCTGAGCTGTCGACCACAAACTCCGGTCTTACCGCCGCCACCATCAGCGTCCATCAGTAGGCTATTGTGTGCTCCACCATCTCTAACGTGACCTCAGGGGAGGTGCAGGCTCTCTACGCCGTCCTTTCTCAGTCTCGTGTGCCGGAGAGCTGGTGCAGGATCCAATCATCTTCAGATGTTTTGACAGAGAGATCACACTGATTCTAATTATTACTCACACTCGGGTGGGGTATACAAAACAGTCTAATGATCCGTTTTACCCCCTACTTTCTTCCGTCTGAGAATGGTTTTGTTTCTCAGACTTGTAATTTGTGGCCCATCATTTCCATCACATTCTACTCGTAGTTCTTTTTGGCTGTAGTTTGGAAAACTGAGAACTTTGAAACTCCTATTTCATCCAGCGGGGCTGGGGACGGTCACCAGAAGGCCACCAGACATTGTGTGAGACAGCTTAATTTGACCCAGAAGGTTTATTCAACTATATTTCTTACAGtgatgaaaggaaatgaaagtgGAAGAGAGGATTTCCAGGAATtttcaggttctttttttttcattttcaggacAAAGCTTAATCAGAGGTCAACAGGCACAGTGACTGcagactcttttttttgctaGGCTAGTACGTGATGCCTGGAGCCTCTATAAAAGCAAAAACCTCCGCAGTATTTCAGCTTAAACATCTGGATGAAACAGCAATACAAATAGTGGTgacaagttgtgtgtgtgtgtgtgtgtgtgtgtgtgtgtgtgtgagggagagagagacagagagagaaacaaaagacaTCCTGTTTTTTGGGGAATTGTGTGAATGAATGTCATGGCCCACAGCAGTAAAATACAGCATCTGTGAAACTGAACCTTTGTCTTCCAAAGCTTTAGATCAGGATCAGGAGTCAGAGTCTGAAGAGAAAAGAGTGAACAGCCTGAAGGGATTCCGCAGATGGAGACCCAGGAACTCTCTTTGTTGTTTCTTAACGTCTTTGGTCTGAAATTTTGATCTCCAGCTCTGCTTTGCATTCAAAACCTTGCTGCATTTGtggatttgaaatgaaaaatggagCTCCAGTGAAGAACGTCTTTCATCAGGAACAGCaaatttaaaaggaaaaccaGAGCCCGGTTCACAAAGCTCCACTGAGTGAGATTTAGCACCATCTAATGGTGATAGTACAAATAGGCAAACTACCCTTATTTCCTTAGAGGAAAAGAGCCGACCGACGCTGTTTGAGCAGCAAAATAAACAATCCAGAGGGTTCATACTGATGAACCAACCCAAAGAGGAGCCTGTTATATTTGTGCACCTCCTTCTCTGTGTAAACATacaacatttttctcctctCGGCTGGAAATCTTGTGGCGGGATTGACCTGCCAATCACCCTTCAGACTGCCTCTCCCTCATTCTCCTCTGTGAAAGACGCTCAGACACATGGTGGTCTCTAGGATTAAATGGACCCCACTGAGTCGGGCTCATCCAAACACCCACCAAGGGTAAATAACGTGGGCCATACAGGTGGGTATGTTCTTTAAATAACTGTCAGTCTATTGTCACTGTTAGCGTAACGGACACAGGTTGTGTCAAAGTTGGACACAATTCTTCAGAGAAAAGTGTTGATGCCCACAAAGGGTTCAGATACGGATGTAACAGAGATCAGGCATCACTCAGTAAAGTTCACACATTGTGGCAACATTGCAGCACCAATACAGGTCAAATGATGAGGATAGTAAATTTTAGTGATGCTCCTGGTGCTGAAACTGCAGATAAATATGTCCTGACCCGCAGCTATATGGAGAATTTCAACAATGGCATCAAATCACAGTGTGACCTTTGCATTTACAGGATCTTCATAACTGTGCAGCAGTTTAGAAATGCCAGCAGGCTCCTGGCTCGCTTTTGCCTGCTTATTCGGGTCTCCAGGAGGAAGTTTCTccagcatttctttttaaagtgagGTTAAACTATGTTTCACTTCACTGTTCAGGCATGACCGACAGAAGCCAGAAACTTATAGAGATGCAGGATGGTGAATCAGCGCACCCTACGGCGCAGACATGTGTGGAGTTCCAGGGCTGTGGCTCACTGGTGACCTCCACAGTGGTCCCTGCTGAGATCGCTGCCCCCGTGACACAGATACCCAGAAGAAAATGAGCGGCAATGAAGCTTGAAACACATTATGGAGCTGGATGTGACTGGAATTATAATGCAGAGTTAGCCTGGCTGCTAGCACGTTCCGCTTTTATCCACCCCAGATGAAGTGTCACAGCTGACAAAAAACAACCCTGATGTTCAGAACAAAATGGGGCAACTGCTCTTTAATCATTCCTGCTGATTAGACATCGCATCAGAGAACAGAACCAACTGCTGTCAGGGGTCACACAAACGTGTCCTGctaacatgcatgtgtgtgtgagagagagagagagagtggggggggggggcacctggaTACCAGATGGCTCATCAGCAGGTCTATCTTTGTCCTCACTGACAGGAAATGGATCACTGAGGACCAGACTGTTACCTAATTACTACATGaccacacacaaataaacatgcagcagaaacacacccTGACTTGCTGCACAAGCATGGAGGCGTGTGCAGAACTCTGTCAGGAAGGCCACCTCTGCTTTTCCCAGAGCGCATTTCAGCCTGGGCTCTCAGACACCTCTTTATTTCCAGTTATCCCAGCATGCccttctaacccccccccccccacacacacacacacacacacacacacacgatgcaaGCAATTGTCTCCATCACACCACACCTGACGCTTTATgaacatgcgcacacacacacacacacacacacacacacacgcacatgatGCAAGCAATTGTCTCCATCACACCACACCTGACGCTTTatg includes these proteins:
- the shisa9a gene encoding protein shisa-9A isoform X1 gives rise to the protein MRGKYFLLGFFLLKLVALVCKADGEPGLYGGYVMIAASNSSREEESVSEETPHTEDTCRGYYDVMGQWDEPFVCKTGIYLYCCGTCGFRFCCSYKHSRLDQNTCTNYATPLWMKTGQTPYKKINNMRDSTKDKTNLIVYIICGVVAIMVLVGIFTKLGLEKAHRPQRENMSRAVATVLQGGCPGEQLRGEEALGMHSQQYASRATNLQGGQMNNNVGPGSNMAPQHPYPALSQLAHVYEHQQQQQQQQQQHHQMQQQQQQQQQQLQQQQQQNTELNKYASLKAVAAKYNGEIYKRRLMVELPTKGGLPLQPMGNSRPSLGNMSSMTPPMTTNPMASNPMISNTMNPNITQMNSVAPMPSMMPMTSMTPMTSLAPMSTMTPMTSLGPLTPEPVATYITEMPNISAVSTLPTERHIAGVGGGGGLKPNGHKPKSTHGHVAHTSHGFHSSHTHVHSHSSKSPGLGAPSLAHMAGTMPGGTSLGISRAAGTTFGSSSATMGRPLAYSSNTIAAGHAMGLGLKGWDGTETVGRRKNYGHKRPQCTILEPNPLHGSRGHSHSQHYLPTQPYFVTNSKTEVTV
- the shisa9a gene encoding protein shisa-9A isoform X2 produces the protein MRGKYFLLGFFLLKLVALVCKADGEPGLYGGYVMIAASNSSREEESVSEETPHTEDTCRGYYDVMGQWDEPFVCKTGIYLYCCGTCGFRFCCSYKHSRLDQNTCTNYATPLWMKTGQTPYKKINNMRDSTKDKTNLIVYIICGVVAIMVLVGIFTKLGLEKAHRPQRENMSRAVATVLQGGCPEGGQMNNNVGPGSNMAPQHPYPALSQLAHVYEHQQQQQQQQQQHHQMQQQQQQQQQQLQQQQQQNTELNKYASLKAVAAKYNGEIYKRRLMVELPTKGGLPLQPMGNSRPSLGNMSSMTPPMTTNPMASNPMISNTMNPNITQMNSVAPMPSMMPMTSMTPMTSLAPMSTMTPMTSLGPLTPEPVATYITEMPNISAVSTLPTERHIAGVGGGGGLKPNGHKPKSTHGHVAHTSHGFHSSHTHVHSHSSKSPGLGAPSLAHMAGTMPGGTSLGISRAAGTTFGSSSATMGRPLAYSSNTIAAGHAMGLGLKGWDGTETVGRRKNYGHKRPQCTILEPNPLHGSRGHSHSQHYLPTQPYFVTNSKTEVTV